The genomic interval TCCAGCTCCGCCTCGCTCATATTTGCGAGCCGCTCCCGCAGGGCGTCGCCCGCGGCCTCGCTCCCCGCCCGCCGCTCCCGCGCCAGACGGCCCGCCTCGGCCCAGCGGCCACGCAGCCCCGGCTCGGCGAAGCGGTCGATGACGCCGCCGAGCAGGCGTGTCAGCAGGCGTCGGTCCCGCTCGAGGCGGCTCCGGGCGGGGGAAGAGGTCGTCGGGGGTTGGGCCACGGGGGCAGTATGGGCAGGGCTCGCTCCGCGTCGCCGGACGAGGCCTCAGTCCGCCGTCCCGAAGGGGTCCCAGATCGCGTCGTGCTGGTTGTACGCGCCGGGCGCGCCGGTGACCGCGTCGATGCCGGGCGTCGTGATGGCCTTGTTCTCCGCCCACGCGGCGTGGCCGTCGGCGAAAGCGAGGTGGCCCCCGCCGCTGTGGCGGGCGGCGAAGCGCTGCCAGTCGGCCTTCTGGCGGTTGAGCGCCTCGCCGTAGAAAGGATCCGACGCCGGCAGCTCGTCGGGGTTGGCCCGCAGCTCCAGCATGAGGATCGTGTTGCTCGCGTCGGGCAGGTCGCCGAGCTTGATCGCTTCGACGCCGCTCAGTGTGCGGAGGTTGCGGCTGCGGACCTTCGCGGTCTCGTTGGCGAGCTCGGCGTTGAAGACGTAGTTGAAGTAGAAGTCCAGCGGGCCGCCGGGGCCGGTGTACCGCCAGCCGGTGGCGGGCATGGACGCCGCGGGCTCGGCGACCTGGTCGGTGAAGATGGAGGGGTCGGCGCCGGGCAGCGGGATGGGCGAGAGGTTGCGGTAGCGGTCGCTGCCCATGTACAGCGGGACGCTGTTCGCCCACCAGAGGTCCTCGGCGAAGTTGCGGTCCATCTTGCTCTTGTGGCCGTCCCAGGGGAGGAAGTCCCGGTCGTCGAGCGTGTGCTGCACCAGGGCCTGGGCCCACGAGCGGGTGTTGGCGAGGCTTACCAGGGCGCGGGCGGACCCGCGGGCGGCACCGAGCGCGGGGAGGAGGATGCCGATGAGCAGGGCGATGATCGAGATCACCACGAGCAGCTCGATGAGGGTG from Phycisphaera mikurensis NBRC 102666 carries:
- a CDS encoding prepilin-type N-terminal cleavage/methylation domain-containing protein; protein product: MINRHRPGFTLIELLVVISIIALLIGILLPALGAARGSARALVSLANTRSWAQALVQHTLDDRDFLPWDGHKSKMDRNFAEDLWWANSVPLYMGSDRYRNLSPIPLPGADPSIFTDQVAEPAASMPATGWRYTGPGGPLDFYFNYVFNAELANETAKVRSRNLRTLSGVEAIKLGDLPDASNTILMLELRANPDELPASDPFYGEALNRQKADWQRFAARHSGGGHLAFADGHAAWAENKAITTPGIDAVTGAPGAYNQHDAIWDPFGTAD